Proteins from a genomic interval of Panthera tigris isolate Pti1 chromosome A2, P.tigris_Pti1_mat1.1, whole genome shotgun sequence:
- the CERS1 gene encoding ceramide synthase 1 isoform X2, with protein sequence MAAAGTAAGTAGPEPMPSYAQLVQRGWGSALAAARGCADCGWGLARRGLAEHAHLAPPELLLLALGALGWTALRSAATARLFRPLAKRCRLQPRDAAKMPESAWKFLFYLGAWSYSAYLLFGTDYPFFHDPPSVFYDWTSGMAVPRDIAAAYLLQGSFYGHSIYATLYMDAWRKDSVVMLVHHVVTLVLIVSSYAFRDVQLEFTKLNVYFKSRGGSHHRLHALASDLGCLSFCLSWFWFRLYWFPLKVLYATCHCSLRSVPDIPFYFFFNALLLLLTLMNLYWFLYIVAFAAKVLTGQVRELKDVREYDAAEAQSPKASKAE encoded by the exons ATGGCGGCAGCCGGGACGGCGGCGGGGACGGCGGGACCCGAGCCCATGCCGAGCTACGCGCAGCTGGTGCAGCGCGGCTGGGGCAGCGCGCTGGCGGCGGCGCGGGGCTGCGCGGACTGCGGCTGGGGGCTGGCGCGCCGCGGCCTGGCCGAGCACGCGCACCTGGCGCCGCccgagctgctgctgctggcgcTCGGCGCGCTCGGCTGGACGGCGCTGCGCTCGGCGGCCACCGCGCGCCTCTTTCGG CCCCTGGCCAAGCGGTGTCGCCTCCAGCCTAGAGATGCCGCCAAGATGCCTGAGAGCGCCTGGAAGTTTCTCTTCTACCTGGGTGCCTGGAGCTACAGCGCCTACCTGCTCTTCGGCACCGACTACCCCTTCTTTCACGACCCACCCTCTGTGTTCTACG ACTGGACGTCGGGCATGGCGGTACCACGGGACATCGCAGCCGCCTACCTGCTGCAGGGAAGCTTTTACGGCCATTCCATCTATGCCACGCTGTACATGGACGCCTGGCGCAAGGACTCAGTGGTCATGCTCGTCCACCATGTGGTCACCCTGGTCCTCATCGTCTCCTCCTATGCCTTCCG CGACGTGCAGCTGGAATTTACCAAGCTCAATGTCTACTTCAAGTCTCGCGGAGGCTCCCACCACAGGCTCCATGCGCTGGCCTCCGACCTGGGCTGCCTCAGCTTCTGCCTCAGCTG GTTCTGGTTCCGCCTCTACTGGTTCCCGCTCAAGGTTCTGTACGCCACGTGTCACTGCAGCCTGCGCTCAGTGCCTGACATCCCCTTCTACTTCTTCTTCAATGCGCTCCTTCTGTTGCTCACCCTCATGAACCTCTACTGGTTCCTG TACATCGTGGCCTTTGCTGCCAAGGTGCTGACGGGCCAGGTACGCGAACTGAAGGACGTCCGGGAGTACGACGCGGCAGAGGCCCAGAGCCCCAAGGCCAGCAAAGCTGAGTGA